The genomic window CATCAGCGACAACTGGTTCCACCGCGCGAAGGCCAGGTACCAGGCGGGCGGCACCGGCAGCGGGTTGCCGCCCATCACACGATAGGTGCCGCCCTTGCCCAGATGCGGCGACACCACATGGTCAATGATGCGGAAATCCAGCGCATCGCCCGCGATGCCCACGCCCGATTGGCCCAGCGCCGTGACGCGGCCTTCGTGGGGCACGAAGCGCAGCACCGAGAAGTCACTGGTGCCGCCGCCGAAATCGGCCACCAGCACGGTGGCGGGCCCATCCAGGTCGCGCGCGAAAAGCTGGCCCGCGCCGGCGGGTTCCAGCGCCAGCGTCACGTCACGCAGCCCGGCCTGGGCCAGCGCCGCGCGCAGCCGCGCCTCGCCCAGCGCGTCATCGGCGCGCTCGCCCACGAAGCGCACGGGGCGGCCCACGATGACCTCGGCCTCATCGAGATGCGCGCGGAAGGGCGCCAGCCATTCGCGCAGGAAGAGGGAGATCAGCGCGGGCAGGTCATAGCCGCGGCCCAGGATGCGCGTCTCGGTGAAGCTGGCCTGGGCCAGGTAGCTCTTCATGGACATGATGAGCCGGTTCTCGAAAGGCTCCTCCAGATAGGCGGCGATGGCGGCCGGGCCGGCGGCGTGCATGGCCCGCCCGCCCGCGCCGCGCCAGAAGCTGAGGACGGAGCGGAACACCTCGCCCGTGTCATGGCGCAGCACCTCCACCCGCCCATCGGGGTGGCGCAGCGCGGCGACGCTGTTGGTGGTGCCGAAATCGAGACCGAGGCGCGGGCGCATGGGCGGAGCTTCCGAAAGGGCCGCGGGTTGAAGCCCATCGCGCCCTGGCTGGCAAGCGTGCCTGTTTGCGCGACTGATTCACCGCTCCGGCTGCGCCTGCGCGGATCAGGCGCGGAGCGGGTCCCTTCGTAGGGGCATGGTCAGGCAATGCGCCCCACCCCCGCCGCGCGTGATGACGCGCAAATCGGGGTCCAGCACCGTGATCCCCTCCGCCCGCAGCGCCGCGTTCAGCCGCGCGCTGTGAAGCGCCGAGATCACCCGGTCCTCGCCCAGCGAAAGCAGGTTGCAGGAGAGGTCCATCACCTCGCGGTAGCTTGTGTCCAGCAGGGCGATGCCATGGCCCGACAGCCATTCCACGAAATCGGGGTCCAGCACCTGGGTGCAGCCCACCGCCAGCCGGTCATTCACCATGCAGAACACGACGTCGAGGTGCAGGAAATGCTCGTCGAGCGGCACGAGGCGCACCTCCCACCCCTCGGCCGCGAACCAGCCGGCCAGTTGCCGCGCGCCATCCAGATCCGTGCGCGTGCCGGTGTGCCCGATGGCCAGCAGCCCGGGGCGGATGATGGCAATGTCGCCGCCCTCCACATGGCCATGATTGGCATAGCGCCAGATGGGGCAGCCCAGCCTCTCGTAGAAATGGATCACCGGCGCGTACTCGCCCTGGCGCTCCGGCTTGAACATGTGCGTGACGACCGGCCCCCAGGGCGTCATCTGGCTGCTGTCGCGCGCATAGACCTGGTAGCCGAGATGGGGTTCGGGCCTCAGG from Roseococcus microcysteis includes these protein-coding regions:
- a CDS encoding Hsp70 family protein: MRPRLGLDFGTTNSVAALRHPDGRVEVLRHDTGEVFRSVLSFWRGAGGRAMHAAGPAAIAAYLEEPFENRLIMSMKSYLAQASFTETRILGRGYDLPALISLFLREWLAPFRAHLDEAEVIVGRPVRFVGERADDALGEARLRAALAQAGLRDVTLALEPAGAGQLFARDLDGPATVLVADFGGGTSDFSVLRFVPHEGRVTALGQSGVGIAGDALDFRIIDHVVSPHLGKGGTYRVMGGNPLPVPPAWYLAFARWNQLSLMRAPRTLREIREVAATAEEPDALQRLLRFLEEEAGYALYRAVSGVKAALSGAEEARLQFHEAGLDLDVPIARAEFEGWIAPELARIGAAVDAALVDAGIGPGDVDRVFLTGGTSLVPAVRAIFTERFGAARVVAGGAFVSVAEGLALMEPVGKAAALACSPAADSRLR
- a CDS encoding dimethylarginine dimethylaminohydrolase family protein — protein: MGTWGVDSETGVLRDVLLCPPDNYDWLPLNAVARANIASGARPDPQAVRREFRELEEALEGAGVRRHYLRPEPHLGYQVYARDSSQMTPWGPVVTHMFKPERQGEYAPVIHFYERLGCPIWRYANHGHVEGGDIAIIRPGLLAIGHTGTRTDLDGARQLAGWFAAEGWEVRLVPLDEHFLHLDVVFCMVNDRLAVGCTQVLDPDFVEWLSGHGIALLDTSYREVMDLSCNLLSLGEDRVISALHSARLNAALRAEGITVLDPDLRVITRGGGGAHCLTMPLRRDPLRA